In the genome of Cryptomeria japonica chromosome 8, Sugi_1.0, whole genome shotgun sequence, one region contains:
- the LOC131054974 gene encoding leucine-rich repeat extensin-like protein 5 isoform X1, which translates to MAGTQDRSSLSTMKIQMTLISVSTMRNMRNVDIFPNSKVYAVAWIEDGSRPAKQKTRAKEYGVNPTWNKLMSFMVDEEALGQNRLRLKLELRMKETNGSKKEGRMKKTTSGKKLGDASIPIKFLGQFKTGRVDFKSYRVRNSSGNITGKLNLTLQVIKPESESNVKESAPPQRKKRKSYKVPLIKPESKSNAKESAAQKPKKRNKVPLPTSTEFALPTIDPLPLPLPLPPHPHVGYPQYPLQQPYPHQGGPGYTPSSGYPSYPPDYHQQAGYPHQGGPGYTPSGYPSYPPDHPQAAYPPHPIDYPQQAGYPYPPYPPYIPQDYPQQVGYPYPPYPQYTPPDYPQQAGYPYPYPPCPPYTPQAAAPPPPPPLSHAGYLQYPTPGEQYAPQQPYPQQGEFTANSGYSGW; encoded by the coding sequence ATGGCAGGGACACAGGATCGTTcttccttatcaaccatgaagatTCAAATGACTTTGATATCCGTCAGTACTATGAGGAATATGAGGAATGTGGACATTTTCCCCAATTCGAAGGTTTATGCCGTGGCGTGGATTGAAGACGGCTCGCGACCTGCGAAGCAAAAAACTAGAGCCAAAGAGTACGGTGTAAACCCTACCTGGAACAAGCTAATGTCTTTCATGGTGGACGAGGAGGCGCTTGGGCAGAACCGCCTCCGCTTAAAACTGGAGCTCAGAATGAAGGAGACAAATGGCAGCAAGAAAGAAGGCAGAATGAAGAAGACAACCAGCGGCAAGAAATTAGGCGACGCGTCCATCCCCATTAAGTTTCTTGGCCAGTTTAAGACCGGCCGCGTAGATTTCAAGAGTTACCGGGTGCGCAATTCCTCTGGGAATATCACAGGGAAGCTCAACCTAACTCTCCAGGTTATAAAGCCGGAGTCGGAGTCAAATGTCAAAGAGAGTGCCCCTCCACAacgcaagaaaaggaaaagttacaAGGTGCCCCTGATCAAGCCAGAGtccaaatcaaatgccaaagagAGCGCTGCCCAAAAGCCTAAGAAAAGGAACAAGGTGCCCCTGCCCACCTCTACAGAATTCGCGCTACCCACTATCGACCCCCTGCCCCTGCCGCTTCCGCTTCCGCCTCATCCTCATGTGGGCTATCCCCAATATCCTCTGCAACAGCCTTACCCTCATCAGGGTGGCCCTGGATACACTCCCTCCTCTGGTTACCCTTCATACCCACCAGACTATCATCAGCAGGCTGGTTACCCTCATCAGGGTGGCCCTGGGTATACTCCCTCTGGTTACCCTTCATACCCACCAGACCATCCTCAGGCTGCTTACCCTCCACACCCAATAGATTATCCTCAGCAGGCTGGTTACCCTTACCCTCCCTACCCACCATACATACCACAAGACTATCCTCAGCAGGTTGGTTACCCTTATCCTCCCTACCCACAATACACACCACCAGACTATCCCCAGCAGGCTGGTTACCCTTATCCTTACCCTCCCTGCCCACCATACACACCACAGGCCGCCGCCCCTCCGCCGCCTCCGCCTCTGTCTCATGCGGGCTATCTACAATACCCTACACCCGGTGAACAGTATGCTCCGCAACAGCCTTACCCTCAGCAGGGTGAATTCACTGCCAATTCTGGTTACTCAGGGTGGTAA
- the LOC131054974 gene encoding leucine-rich repeat extensin-like protein 5 isoform X2 → MKIQMTLISVSTMRNMRNVDIFPNSKVYAVAWIEDGSRPAKQKTRAKEYGVNPTWNKLMSFMVDEEALGQNRLRLKLELRMKETNGSKKEGRMKKTTSGKKLGDASIPIKFLGQFKTGRVDFKSYRVRNSSGNITGKLNLTLQVIKPESESNVKESAPPQRKKRKSYKVPLIKPESKSNAKESAAQKPKKRNKVPLPTSTEFALPTIDPLPLPLPLPPHPHVGYPQYPLQQPYPHQGGPGYTPSSGYPSYPPDYHQQAGYPHQGGPGYTPSGYPSYPPDHPQAAYPPHPIDYPQQAGYPYPPYPPYIPQDYPQQVGYPYPPYPQYTPPDYPQQAGYPYPYPPCPPYTPQAAAPPPPPPLSHAGYLQYPTPGEQYAPQQPYPQQGEFTANSGYSGW, encoded by the coding sequence atgaagatTCAAATGACTTTGATATCCGTCAGTACTATGAGGAATATGAGGAATGTGGACATTTTCCCCAATTCGAAGGTTTATGCCGTGGCGTGGATTGAAGACGGCTCGCGACCTGCGAAGCAAAAAACTAGAGCCAAAGAGTACGGTGTAAACCCTACCTGGAACAAGCTAATGTCTTTCATGGTGGACGAGGAGGCGCTTGGGCAGAACCGCCTCCGCTTAAAACTGGAGCTCAGAATGAAGGAGACAAATGGCAGCAAGAAAGAAGGCAGAATGAAGAAGACAACCAGCGGCAAGAAATTAGGCGACGCGTCCATCCCCATTAAGTTTCTTGGCCAGTTTAAGACCGGCCGCGTAGATTTCAAGAGTTACCGGGTGCGCAATTCCTCTGGGAATATCACAGGGAAGCTCAACCTAACTCTCCAGGTTATAAAGCCGGAGTCGGAGTCAAATGTCAAAGAGAGTGCCCCTCCACAacgcaagaaaaggaaaagttacaAGGTGCCCCTGATCAAGCCAGAGtccaaatcaaatgccaaagagAGCGCTGCCCAAAAGCCTAAGAAAAGGAACAAGGTGCCCCTGCCCACCTCTACAGAATTCGCGCTACCCACTATCGACCCCCTGCCCCTGCCGCTTCCGCTTCCGCCTCATCCTCATGTGGGCTATCCCCAATATCCTCTGCAACAGCCTTACCCTCATCAGGGTGGCCCTGGATACACTCCCTCCTCTGGTTACCCTTCATACCCACCAGACTATCATCAGCAGGCTGGTTACCCTCATCAGGGTGGCCCTGGGTATACTCCCTCTGGTTACCCTTCATACCCACCAGACCATCCTCAGGCTGCTTACCCTCCACACCCAATAGATTATCCTCAGCAGGCTGGTTACCCTTACCCTCCCTACCCACCATACATACCACAAGACTATCCTCAGCAGGTTGGTTACCCTTATCCTCCCTACCCACAATACACACCACCAGACTATCCCCAGCAGGCTGGTTACCCTTATCCTTACCCTCCCTGCCCACCATACACACCACAGGCCGCCGCCCCTCCGCCGCCTCCGCCTCTGTCTCATGCGGGCTATCTACAATACCCTACACCCGGTGAACAGTATGCTCCGCAACAGCCTTACCCTCAGCAGGGTGAATTCACTGCCAATTCTGGTTACTCAGGGTGGTAA